A section of the Petrimonas sulfuriphila genome encodes:
- a CDS encoding outer membrane beta-barrel protein: MVFSYKLPVKSNENFLIDLGLYNSFGLWGKVDRTKDLVTTKADLYTEDFGRFDFGLITGIGYDTQKINYSLRVKHGYMLNGSTRDRPMAFLFTIGSKLQ; this comes from the coding sequence ATGGTTTTTTCATATAAGTTACCGGTAAAGTCAAATGAGAATTTTTTAATTGATCTCGGCTTGTATAACTCTTTTGGTCTTTGGGGAAAGGTTGATAGGACTAAAGATTTAGTCACAACCAAAGCTGATTTATACACTGAAGATTTTGGCAGATTTGACTTTGGATTAATAACAGGAATAGGTTACGACACACAGAAAATAAACTACTCACTTCGAGTCAAACATGGTTATATGCTAAATGGCTCTACCCGGGATAGACCGATGGCTTTCTTATTCACTATTGGATCTAAATTGCAATAA
- a CDS encoding outer membrane beta-barrel protein produces the protein MKQILFFILCLLIGISGSLKAQSSFSKSKGAIGITYSGLGDNDAYYFESLVGIGGYDGKGYYSLGITYIRPITKRLDIETGISYSKYKYRVSSAPMPDPPAPYNITNAVVDIPVTVRWNFLKYFFLNGGLLLGIDTGKENHLDRQTGIGAMIGVGVKYDLKNVPVGFFANPYFKMHSLLPFSMEKYHQRTDESGFRFGVVYSLP, from the coding sequence ATGAAGCAGATACTTTTTTTTATTTTATGCCTTTTGATCGGTATCTCCGGAAGTTTAAAAGCACAATCTTCTTTTTCTAAATCAAAAGGAGCCATCGGTATCACCTACTCCGGTCTGGGGGACAATGATGCCTACTATTTTGAAAGCCTTGTTGGAATAGGCGGATATGACGGCAAAGGGTATTATTCTTTGGGAATTACCTATATACGCCCCATCACAAAACGTTTGGATATAGAAACCGGTATCTCTTATAGTAAATATAAATACCGAGTCAGTAGTGCGCCTATGCCGGATCCACCGGCACCTTACAATATAACGAATGCTGTAGTCGATATACCGGTAACAGTTCGATGGAATTTTCTTAAATATTTCTTTTTGAACGGAGGATTGTTACTCGGGATTGATACCGGAAAAGAAAATCATTTAGATAGGCAGACCGGTATTGGGGCGATGATTGGTGTCGGCGTAAAGTATGATCTGAAAAATGTACCGGTAGGTTTCTTTGCCAATCCCTATTTTAAAATGCATAGCTTGCTTCCGTTTTCTATGGAAAAATATCATCAACGAACAGATGAAAGTGGGTTCCGGTTCGGTGTCGTCTATTCCCTACCATAA
- a CDS encoding TetR/AcrR family transcriptional regulator — METRKRKQRTKKDIDESINNAAIQLIEEKGFQNIAVTAIMQRAKIEPVVFYNRYDDLDNFMDEFVKKYDYWFSDIIKNIEIQENPREQYITIMHSLLDSLKENKVMQQLLRWELSTHNNTTKRTARLREFHTLPLVERYKKIFEDSSVEIDALSALIIGGIYYLVLHGDLSEFGGIDINSEEGTQRLRNAIEYLSSIFFSYLNSGSETMTIAKRMKGKGVEYSNIAEYTGLTLKQIEKL, encoded by the coding sequence ATGGAAACAAGGAAAAGGAAACAAAGAACAAAGAAAGATATTGATGAAAGCATCAATAATGCAGCGATTCAACTGATAGAGGAGAAGGGATTTCAGAATATTGCCGTAACAGCTATCATGCAAAGAGCCAAGATAGAACCTGTCGTATTTTATAATAGATACGACGACCTCGACAATTTTATGGATGAATTTGTAAAGAAATACGACTACTGGTTCAGTGATATTATTAAAAACATAGAAATTCAGGAAAACCCTCGGGAGCAATATATAACTATCATGCATTCCTTATTGGATTCATTAAAAGAGAATAAGGTAATGCAGCAATTGCTACGGTGGGAGTTATCTACGCACAATAATACGACTAAACGTACGGCAAGGCTACGGGAATTTCATACTTTGCCATTAGTGGAGAGATATAAAAAGATCTTTGAGGATTCCTCCGTCGAGATAGATGCTCTATCGGCACTAATCATCGGTGGTATATATTACCTCGTGTTACATGGGGATTTATCGGAGTTTGGCGGGATTGACATTAATTCTGAGGAAGGCACCCAACGGCTGCGTAACGCAATCGAATACCTGTCAAGTATATTCTTTTCCTACCTAAATTCCGGATCAGAGACAATGACAATAGCCAAAAGGATGAAAGGAAAAGGAGTAGAGTATTCCAATATTGCAGAGTATACAGGACTTACCCTAAAGCAAATAGAAAAACTATAA
- a CDS encoding putative DNA binding domain-containing protein: MDNTELIKLVDELRALPKENEYVEFKSGNATTNERFGMYISAISNAACIHNNPFGYLVFGIDDATHAVEGTKFRFQKRKEGNSELEIWVRRLLYPSIKFEFLPCDYEGHYLEIFKIPAAVGEPTYFKNTPYIRFGSSLTELKKYPQYIKVIYNSQDDWSAKIIESATINDLDSEAISLAREKFKEKMAGKPFFDDIDRWSDETFLDKARITLNGKITNTAIILLGKPESSHYILPGVAQITWKLDTEEKAYEHFGIPFFITVNDVLKQIRNVKYKFFPRNQLVAVEVQKYDPEVILEALNNCIAHQEYNYNSRIVLTEQTGKLIFANAGNFFEGNAEDYTTGNKTPKKYRNRWLAEAMVTLKMIDSLGYGIHKMYKSQMQRYFPLPDYSKSTWDEVVLEIYGHAIDENYSKLLIERKGDIDLTDAVLLDKVQKSLPINGEAARKLKQKGFIEGRKPNYFISAQIADITDKKAQYTRNKGLDTELLKSFILKHIEIHGYATRKEIDELLLDKMPDYLDERQRKKRIDNIIQNMRDDTIVNLGTRSIPKWVIKKD; encoded by the coding sequence ATGGATAATACAGAATTAATAAAACTGGTCGATGAGTTACGTGCCCTACCCAAAGAGAACGAATACGTAGAATTCAAATCAGGGAATGCAACTACCAATGAAAGATTTGGAATGTATATCTCCGCTATTTCCAATGCGGCATGTATTCACAACAACCCTTTCGGGTATCTTGTATTTGGCATAGATGATGCTACCCATGCCGTGGAAGGCACTAAATTCAGATTTCAAAAAAGAAAGGAAGGCAATTCGGAGTTGGAGATATGGGTAAGAAGATTGCTCTATCCTTCCATCAAATTCGAGTTTCTGCCTTGCGATTATGAAGGACATTATCTCGAAATATTTAAAATACCGGCAGCCGTCGGTGAACCCACTTACTTTAAGAATACACCCTATATCCGTTTCGGATCGAGCCTCACCGAATTAAAGAAATATCCCCAGTATATAAAAGTCATCTATAACTCACAGGATGACTGGTCAGCCAAAATAATCGAGAGTGCAACAATCAACGACCTCGACAGTGAGGCCATTTCCCTTGCAAGAGAAAAGTTCAAGGAGAAGATGGCCGGAAAACCTTTCTTCGATGATATTGATCGCTGGTCGGATGAAACCTTTCTCGACAAAGCCAGAATTACCCTCAATGGTAAAATCACCAACACCGCCATTATTCTTCTGGGAAAACCCGAATCGTCCCATTATATCCTGCCAGGTGTGGCACAGATCACGTGGAAACTCGATACCGAAGAAAAGGCATACGAACATTTTGGGATACCTTTCTTTATCACCGTGAACGATGTCCTGAAGCAAATCCGCAATGTAAAATATAAATTCTTTCCCAGGAATCAACTCGTTGCCGTTGAGGTGCAGAAATATGATCCCGAAGTCATACTCGAAGCGCTGAATAACTGCATCGCACATCAGGAATATAACTACAACTCCCGGATTGTCCTAACTGAACAGACCGGGAAACTGATATTTGCCAATGCCGGAAACTTCTTTGAAGGAAATGCGGAAGACTATACAACAGGAAATAAAACACCCAAGAAGTACAGGAACAGATGGTTGGCAGAGGCGATGGTTACCTTGAAGATGATCGACAGCCTGGGATATGGTATACACAAGATGTATAAAAGCCAGATGCAACGATATTTCCCTCTGCCCGATTATTCCAAATCAACATGGGATGAGGTCGTACTTGAAATATATGGCCACGCCATTGATGAAAACTACTCGAAACTCCTGATCGAGAGAAAAGGCGATATCGACTTGACCGATGCCGTCCTTCTGGATAAAGTGCAAAAGTCGCTTCCGATCAATGGTGAAGCAGCAAGAAAATTAAAACAGAAAGGATTTATTGAAGGACGGAAACCAAACTACTTTATTTCGGCGCAGATAGCGGACATAACCGATAAAAAAGCCCAATACACACGTAACAAGGGATTAGATACTGAACTACTCAAATCATTTATTCTAAAGCATATCGAAATACACGGCTACGCTACCAGGAAAGAAATCGACGAATTACTATTAGACAAGATGCCCGATTACTTGGATGAAAGACAACGTAAAAAGAGAATCGATAATATCATACAGAATATGAGAGACGACACCATTGTAAATCTTGGAACTCGTAGTATTCCTAAATGGGTGATAAAAAAAGATTAA
- a CDS encoding DNA primase, giving the protein MDLQKFRSQFSEKHEEPAIDHSKILNSLFEQIDEVDFREEAGFTNEDQKLSKKHYLVTCVEKILETANLNNWGICRNHDFIYLYNGEYWSLLDNIEYQTFLGIAAEKMGVDRFDARLYTFREQLLKQFLAVANLPNPPQSDKVLVNLKNGTFEIDEGRLNLRKPDRNDFLTYQLPFCYDVSAKCPIFDYYLNTVLPEIEKQQILAEYLGYLFIKPSVLKLEKALLLYGKGANGKSVFFEIVNALLGGTENVSSYSLQNLTNENGYYRAMLANKLVNYASEINGKLEASIFKQLVSGEPVEARLPYGEPFTLINYAKLIFNCNELPKEVEQTTAYFRRFLIIPFDISIPEERQDKQIAQKIIRNELSGVFNWVLEGLKRLLHQKQFTRSEAVDNVLERYMRESNTVILFLEEEGYRASLDEHVQLKDLYNDYKLFCYNGSYHPVSKRNFSERLRNVNIKSERKNYGMVVYVKKYFF; this is encoded by the coding sequence ATGGATTTGCAGAAATTCAGGAGCCAGTTCAGCGAGAAACACGAAGAACCGGCAATCGACCATTCCAAGATACTCAATTCATTATTCGAGCAGATTGATGAGGTCGATTTCCGGGAAGAAGCCGGATTTACCAATGAGGACCAGAAACTGTCAAAGAAACATTACCTGGTAACCTGCGTCGAGAAAATTCTGGAAACGGCCAACCTCAACAACTGGGGAATCTGTCGCAACCACGATTTTATCTACCTCTATAATGGCGAGTATTGGAGCCTGTTGGATAACATAGAGTACCAGACCTTTCTGGGGATCGCTGCAGAGAAGATGGGAGTAGACCGGTTCGATGCCCGGCTTTACACCTTCCGGGAACAACTACTCAAACAATTCCTTGCCGTGGCAAACCTGCCAAACCCGCCACAATCCGATAAGGTGTTGGTAAATCTCAAAAACGGAACCTTTGAAATTGATGAAGGACGGTTGAATTTACGCAAACCCGACAGGAACGATTTCCTCACCTACCAGCTCCCATTCTGTTATGATGTGAGTGCCAAATGCCCTATCTTTGATTATTACCTCAACACCGTCCTGCCCGAAATTGAAAAGCAACAGATACTCGCAGAGTATCTGGGATATCTCTTTATAAAACCTTCGGTTTTAAAACTCGAAAAGGCATTGCTCCTTTATGGCAAGGGGGCAAATGGCAAATCCGTTTTCTTCGAGATCGTGAACGCCCTCTTGGGAGGAACCGAGAATGTAAGCAGCTATTCGCTGCAGAACCTCACCAACGAAAACGGATACTACCGGGCCATGTTGGCCAACAAGTTGGTCAACTATGCCAGCGAGATCAACGGCAAACTCGAAGCATCCATATTCAAACAACTGGTCTCCGGGGAACCGGTCGAAGCCCGGCTGCCATATGGAGAACCGTTTACCCTGATTAATTACGCTAAACTGATCTTCAACTGCAACGAACTCCCGAAGGAAGTCGAGCAGACGACAGCCTATTTCCGCAGGTTCCTTATCATCCCTTTCGATATCTCCATCCCGGAAGAAAGACAGGACAAGCAGATCGCACAGAAGATAATCAGGAATGAGCTGTCGGGCGTATTCAACTGGGTGCTCGAAGGACTGAAACGGTTGCTTCACCAGAAGCAATTCACCCGAAGCGAAGCCGTGGACAATGTCCTTGAGCGGTACATGAGAGAATCCAACACCGTTATCCTGTTTCTCGAAGAAGAAGGCTACCGGGCATCACTGGATGAGCATGTACAACTCAAAGACCTCTATAACGACTACAAATTATTCTGTTACAATGGAAGTTATCACCCGGTATCAAAGCGGAACTTCAGCGAACGGCTCCGGAATGTGAACATAAAATCAGAACGGAAGAACTATGGCATGGTAGTCTATGTAAAGAAATATTTTTTTTAG
- a CDS encoding helix-turn-helix domain-containing protein, whose amino-acid sequence MADRKHTGSHQDRSDRNGRNNSNDWTDWIDAQDVMQKLHISLRTLQTWRTNGILPYSRIRGKLYYRKSDILSLLEENYNGKKGESL is encoded by the coding sequence ATGGCCGACAGAAAGCATACCGGCAGCCATCAGGACAGGAGCGACAGGAACGGCAGAAACAACAGTAACGATTGGACCGACTGGATCGATGCGCAGGATGTGATGCAAAAGCTACACATCTCGCTGCGCACGCTCCAGACATGGAGAACCAACGGAATCCTGCCCTATTCCCGAATCCGGGGAAAGCTCTATTACCGTAAATCCGACATTCTATCCCTACTCGAAGAAAACTACAATGGAAAGAAAGGAGAATCCCTATGA
- a CDS encoding helix-turn-helix domain-containing protein has product MAEKTITFNDVPEAMTYLIEKFDRLENLIESAVSPKTDEVQWMDIDALCEYLPDKPAKQTVYGWVCKKTIPFHKKGKKLQFLKSEIDRWLLSDEAPPEAPPEVFRISTRRRKNY; this is encoded by the coding sequence ATGGCAGAAAAAACAATCACGTTCAACGACGTACCCGAAGCAATGACCTACCTGATCGAAAAATTCGACAGATTGGAAAATCTGATCGAATCCGCAGTCTCCCCGAAAACCGATGAAGTACAATGGATGGATATCGATGCCCTCTGCGAGTATCTCCCCGACAAGCCGGCCAAGCAGACAGTCTACGGATGGGTATGCAAGAAAACCATCCCCTTCCACAAGAAAGGAAAGAAGCTGCAGTTCCTGAAAAGCGAAATCGATCGCTGGTTACTCTCCGACGAAGCACCACCGGAAGCACCACCTGAAGTCTTCCGGATCTCCACCAGGCGAAGAAAAAACTACTAA
- the istB gene encoding IS21-like element helper ATPase IstB, giving the protein MKQIENMKQYAGILRLGYLSKNLQPMLHQASIDTPGYADFLENMLVKELEQRQLNDYRRRTKLARLPRAHELDEYDYKASSSIGIRQMTQLRELLWVDQLYNLVLMGPSGTGKTYLAGGLVNDAIKKGYRAYFTTMADLIGVLNRKEIISSAMSTYKRYTKAHLIAIDDIMMFPVQKSEAVALFNLINHLHEQCSIIITTNKSPSQWAETLDDEVLATAILDRLLYRCEVIRFEGNGYRMDNRKTFLEKE; this is encoded by the coding sequence ATGAAGCAGATAGAAAACATGAAGCAATATGCCGGCATACTTCGTTTGGGATACCTGAGCAAAAACTTGCAGCCGATGCTTCACCAGGCGAGCATAGATACACCGGGATACGCGGACTTCCTGGAGAACATGCTTGTAAAAGAGCTGGAGCAGCGACAGCTGAATGATTACCGGCGCAGGACTAAACTGGCCCGTCTGCCACGTGCACACGAGCTTGACGAGTACGATTACAAGGCCTCGAGCAGCATCGGCATAAGGCAGATGACACAGCTCAGGGAGCTGCTCTGGGTCGATCAGCTATACAACCTGGTGCTGATGGGTCCAAGCGGTACGGGCAAAACATACCTGGCCGGGGGACTGGTCAATGATGCCATCAAGAAAGGTTATAGGGCCTATTTTACCACCATGGCTGACCTGATAGGCGTGCTCAACAGGAAAGAAATCATCTCATCGGCAATGAGCACCTACAAGCGATACACCAAGGCACACCTGATTGCCATAGATGACATCATGATGTTCCCGGTGCAAAAGAGTGAAGCGGTGGCTCTGTTCAATCTGATCAATCACCTGCATGAGCAGTGCTCGATCATCATCACCACTAACAAGTCACCCAGCCAGTGGGCGGAGACACTGGATGATGAAGTGTTAGCCACAGCCATCCTGGATCGACTGCTATATCGTTGCGAGGTGATCAGGTTCGAGGGAAACGGTTACCGTATGGACAACCGGAAAACTTTCCTTGAGAAAGAATAA